A region of the Montipora foliosa isolate CH-2021 chromosome 8, ASM3666993v2, whole genome shotgun sequence genome:
AGAGACTAACAAAAATCCCAAGGTATTACCATGTCTTCACTCATTCTGTCTGCAGTGTCTCGACAGACATACAAACTTCGCAAGGAGACAGCTAAAAGCGACAATCAAATGTCCAGTTTGCCAGACTTCATTCCAAATTCCCGAAACAAACACCTTCGAGAATTTGCCGTCATCGTTTCATCTCAACTGATTGGTGGATGTTCTCGCTCTAGAAGATGGCACCGTACAGTCTCAAAGATGCAACAATTGTGACGAGAACAACACGGCAACATGTTACTGTTTCGTGTGCCAGAATTTTCTGTGCGCATCTTGTCTTGAAGCTCACCAAGCTTGAAGGCCACAAGGGGTCATCCCAATGTTTTGTTCGACAAACTGCAAGCGCAAAATGTGCAAGAGTTGATCCACAGACCCGTGATGTGTTCACAGCAATATCATGAAGATCAACACCTCGAATTTTACTGCGAAGACTGTAAAGTTCTGATTTGCCATAAATGTACTGTAGTTAGTCTTGATCGACACTCTAAGAGAGACACTCAGAAAGctgcacaagaacaaaagatgcaaatggCCGACGCTGTAGCCAAAGTGACAGCAGAAATTGTCAGATATGAGAgtaaaattaagaaacaaactgatctcagaaacaaaaacaaaattgaaattttgaacgAGGAAAAGAAAATGGGAAACACTGTGGAAAAATTGATTCGTAATTTGCGAGAACACTAGAGGAAAATGAAGGACAAGTTTCGTGAAATTTATGAAGCGGAACAAAAACATCATGCAGCGCGACTGGAAAACTTCGAGCTGGTTGTCACCCAGCTGAAAAGCTGCTTCGAACGCTGCCAGAGTATCTTAGAAAGGAACTTCAGCGTCGaaattctacaaacaaatcacgCCATCCTCGGACGTTGTAATGAACTGTTAAATGTAAGAAAACCCGATCTTTAACATGTCGCCACATATCCATTACTTGCTGGATAAGAAATTGGATCTTATGGATAAAGTTGTTGTTACCAAGACTGATGCGTCAAAGTGCTTAGCTGAAGGTCAAGACAGCAAGGAagtaaaagaaaggaaggagaCATATTTCATAATTGTTACAAATGATTCAGAAGGATTTCAATGTTATCAACAAGATGATAAAATCAAAGTCGACATATTGACTCCAGAAGGTGAGCAACTAAAAACAGACATTAAAGACACCAAAGACGGCAAATACACAGTGACATACACACCACAGTGTGCCGGACAACACAGATTAGAGATTCTCGTTAATGGACAGCCGCTGACTGGTAGTCCTTGGATTGTGCAGGTTGATCAGCATCAATATCAATTTGCCTTTCAGTTTGGTTCAGGTGAAGGAAAGTTTCGAAGGGAGATAAAACTTGATGGTCGACCTTCGTCGGTTGCATTTACAGACTCTGGTGACCTGCTGACTTTAGTTCGCGAAAGCGACAATAAGCCTCGTCTGTTTAGTGAGAAGGGTCATTTCATCAAACACATCAATGATAAACATCTTGATAAACTAGGTCGCCTTTCCATTGCGAGTGATGGTCTT
Encoded here:
- the LOC137968277 gene encoding E3 ubiquitin-protein ligase TRIM71-like → MSPHIHYLLDKKLDLMDKVVVTKTDASKCLAEGQDSKEVKERKETYFIIVTNDSEGFQCYQQDDKIKVDILTPEGEQLKTDIKDTKDGKYTVTYTPQCAGQHRLEILVNGQPLTGSPWIVQVDQHQYQFAFQFGSGEGKFRREIKLDGRPSSVAFTDSGDLLTLVRESDNKPRLFSEKGHFIKHINDKHLDKLGRLSIASDGLIIITDCGDNKIKVLSLMGMTCSNPSVPQIVFDKTGVYLHDIGCEGSSDGQFDGPCGPVIDKYHRLIVCDAGNQRLQLFTLRGKFLSKIDGQHLEDGCPSFVAISSGGILIVADSYNGLISVCH